The following DNA comes from Mesorhizobium sp. B2-1-8.
TGCAGGCTGGCCGGCGCACGGTGATCGATCTCCTGGCGCTCGATCCGCTCAATCCACGCTCCGTCCTGTTCCAATTGGAACGGCTGAAAGCCGAGATAGGGTTGTTGCCGGCGACCGGCGGCGAGGGGCACATGTCGGCGGCGGCCAAGGAGATATTGCAGCTCAACACCGCCATCGCCATCAAGGAGCCGGCTGACATGACGACGAAGGCGTTGAACGAACTCGCCAGCGAAATCGGCGGCCTCTACAACAGCCTCGCCAGAGCCTATTTCGGCTAGAAAGCAATGGCCATGCTGTACGACATCCGGCTTCTGCTCCATTACGACTATGCCGCCGCTGCCGGCGGCGGCCGGCATCAGGTGCGGGTGCTGCCGCCGACCATTGGCGATGTGCAGCGCGTCATCGCCGCTTCACTTTCCTTTGAGCCGGCGCCCAATGAACGATCCGACTTCACCGATTTTTTCGGCAACAACGTCACCTCGATCGCGTTTCGCGACGCGCATGAAGCGCTCGACATTAGGATGAGCGCGCGCGTATCGGTGTCGCGGCCAGAGCCTGGGCTCGACGTGTCGCCCGATATCGGCCGGCTCAGGCAGGAACTGGCCGCCGTGCGGTCGCTGGCGCCGGCATCGCCGCATCACTTCTTGGTGGCAAGCGGTCATGCCGGAATGGATGCGGCGATCACCGCCTATGCGCAAGGCAGCATCGGTGGCTCGACCGCAGGCACGGCGATGAGCCTCTGCAAGCGCATCCACCATGATTTCACCTACGATGGCGAAGCGACCACGGTGCGAACCCGGGCCAGCGATGCCTTCCGGCTGAAGCGGGGCGTCTGCCAGGATTTCTCCCACATCATGATCGCCGGGCTACGCGGTCTCGGCATTCCGGCCGGCTATGTCAGCGGCTTCCTGCGCACCATTCCGCCCAAGGGCAAGCCCCGGCTGGAAGGTGCGGACGCCATGCATGCCTGGGTCAAGGTCTGGTGTGGACGCGATGCCGGCTGGCAGGAGTTCGACCCGACCAACGGCATGCGGGCCTCCAACGACCATATCACCGTCGGTTACGGGCGCGACTATTCGGATGTGGCGCCCATCGTCGGTGTGCTGAAGACGACCGGCGGACAGGTCGGGGAGCAGGCTGTCGACGTCATCCCGGTGGTACTCGAAAAGGCGTGAAACGGGGGCGTGCCAACTTGTCCGGCATGGATAGACGAAACGTCTTCTCAAACCTGAACGTGGCAGCTACTCTGTCTTCGTTTTGTTGAAGGAGACAATAGGTGTATTCTTAAAGCGCACGGGGCGGGTGCTGTGTAATTTGAAAACGGTTAGCGTAATTATTCCCGCGCACAATGCGGCAGCAACTATCGCGACGACGTTGGCGTCACTCTGCGGCGAAGCCGAGGTCATCGGCGAGGTCC
Coding sequences within:
- a CDS encoding transglutaminase family protein, whose amino-acid sequence is MLYDIRLLLHYDYAAAAGGGRHQVRVLPPTIGDVQRVIAASLSFEPAPNERSDFTDFFGNNVTSIAFRDAHEALDIRMSARVSVSRPEPGLDVSPDIGRLRQELAAVRSLAPASPHHFLVASGHAGMDAAITAYAQGSIGGSTAGTAMSLCKRIHHDFTYDGEATTVRTRASDAFRLKRGVCQDFSHIMIAGLRGLGIPAGYVSGFLRTIPPKGKPRLEGADAMHAWVKVWCGRDAGWQEFDPTNGMRASNDHITVGYGRDYSDVAPIVGVLKTTGGQVGEQAVDVIPVVLEKA